A single Methanolobus sp. ZRKC5 DNA region contains:
- a CDS encoding methyl-accepting chemotaxis protein, with amino-acid sequence MNFDKINIKTRLLLYIVLSVTILMATSTYITVDKVTEQQINAAYSEAESVAKSYSFQYDSDMRSNQLLAQTLAHTMENYDSNNRNEVNTILKSLLEENQGILGTYVAYENNAFDGMDAEFANTQGHDTTGRFIPYWSRSGSSVALAPLAGYETDDYYQLPKSQKQDVILEPFLYDGEMMVSYVSPVIKNGDFIGISGVDVSLDYIDEEVSQVKFLDTGYAFIVSNSGLLISSPTEKEWIGTMSLTDFNDPVMDQMTIDIKNGKGGRIGIIDPITGKEVSMTYEPMETADFAFVLVTPYDEMIANAVALRDQLIIISLVAIIAMAGIAFLIARSVTKPIEGIVKDFDDLAKDTLAGKLDRRADTNVAIDFEAIPRGFNQVLEAVVVPLNEAARVINSYAEGDLSTRGTIDAKGDFKLLGDTLDGFGDTLQSIINDSCEVLASISSNDLTKKVSVHGVGDFVQLTEGVENCRLSLNEVVTLVTENAENIASTAQEMSAASEELTATAEQISGTISEISKGTQAQSGKAVEVSRAMDDMSLTVQEVATNSGNAAQNAIEANTLIQGLGEMSQDLKLMMESIKSAVGESSDVINELDEKSKQIGEIVNLITSIADQTNLLALNAAIEAARAGEHGRGFAVVADEVRKLAEDSGNAAKQIAQLIDQMQAGTQDAVSSMGKGLDEVDTGAVSLEKSVLAIGKVVEGGDTIAKMVQEIAAAAEEQSASIEEVTSSVEEVSAISEQSAAEAQEASASVEEQTASMQELSNSAQELAGVAANMQLVVSKFRLDTAGADVLMESGSEGSGKRENPVSSKMKSEPSELLKNALV; translated from the coding sequence ATGAATTTTGACAAAATTAATATTAAAACCAGATTACTCTTATACATAGTTCTAAGTGTGACCATACTGATGGCCACAAGTACCTATATAACAGTTGACAAGGTGACAGAGCAGCAAATCAACGCGGCTTATTCAGAAGCCGAAAGTGTTGCTAAAAGTTATTCGTTCCAATATGACAGCGACATGCGGTCAAACCAGTTGCTTGCGCAAACCCTTGCACACACTATGGAAAACTATGACTCAAACAACAGAAATGAAGTAAATACCATTCTCAAAAGTTTGCTGGAAGAAAACCAGGGGATATTGGGGACCTATGTTGCATACGAGAACAATGCCTTCGATGGAATGGATGCAGAGTTTGCAAATACACAGGGACATGACACCACAGGACGATTTATACCCTACTGGTCCAGAAGTGGTAGTTCTGTTGCTCTTGCACCGCTTGCGGGATATGAGACCGATGACTATTATCAGTTACCAAAATCTCAGAAACAGGATGTTATTCTTGAACCTTTCCTATACGATGGAGAGATGATGGTCAGCTATGTTTCCCCGGTTATCAAAAATGGAGATTTCATAGGAATTTCAGGCGTAGATGTTTCACTGGACTATATTGATGAAGAAGTATCACAAGTCAAATTCTTAGATACCGGCTACGCTTTCATAGTGAGTAATTCTGGCCTGCTCATCTCAAGTCCTACAGAAAAAGAATGGATTGGCACCATGTCCCTTACTGATTTCAATGATCCTGTTATGGATCAGATGACAATTGACATCAAAAATGGGAAAGGAGGCAGAATAGGTATCATTGATCCTATAACCGGCAAGGAAGTAAGTATGACTTACGAACCTATGGAAACCGCAGATTTTGCATTCGTCCTTGTCACTCCATATGATGAAATGATTGCAAATGCAGTAGCCCTTAGGGACCAATTGATAATTATTTCTTTAGTTGCAATCATTGCAATGGCTGGAATTGCTTTCCTCATAGCACGATCTGTTACTAAACCAATTGAAGGTATCGTTAAAGACTTTGATGATCTTGCAAAAGATACTCTTGCAGGTAAGCTTGACAGAAGAGCAGATACCAACGTAGCTATTGACTTTGAAGCAATACCCAGAGGTTTTAATCAGGTATTAGAGGCTGTTGTAGTTCCTTTGAACGAAGCTGCAAGGGTTATTAACTCCTATGCAGAAGGAGATTTGAGCACCAGAGGAACAATAGATGCAAAAGGTGACTTCAAACTATTAGGTGATACACTGGATGGTTTTGGCGATACACTACAGAGCATCATCAATGATTCATGCGAAGTCCTTGCTTCCATTTCATCCAATGATCTGACAAAGAAAGTCAGTGTTCATGGAGTTGGAGATTTCGTACAACTCACTGAAGGTGTGGAGAATTGCAGGTTATCACTGAATGAGGTCGTCACTCTTGTGACAGAGAATGCTGAAAATATCGCTTCCACTGCTCAGGAAATGTCTGCAGCCAGCGAGGAATTGACAGCTACTGCAGAACAAATATCCGGCACTATATCTGAGATATCAAAAGGTACACAGGCGCAGTCCGGAAAAGCTGTAGAGGTCTCAAGAGCAATGGATGATATGAGTCTCACTGTTCAGGAAGTAGCTACTAACTCAGGGAATGCAGCACAAAATGCTATCGAAGCCAACACCCTCATACAGGGTCTTGGCGAAATGTCCCAGGACCTCAAATTAATGATGGAAAGTATAAAATCTGCAGTTGGAGAGTCTTCAGATGTCATCAATGAACTCGATGAGAAATCTAAACAGATCGGTGAGATCGTCAATCTTATCACAAGTATTGCCGATCAGACCAACCTGCTTGCCCTTAATGCAGCGATTGAGGCTGCAAGAGCAGGGGAGCATGGTCGTGGATTTGCCGTAGTGGCTGATGAAGTGAGAAAACTGGCAGAAGATTCCGGCAATGCAGCCAAGCAGATAGCACAACTGATCGATCAGATGCAGGCCGGAACCCAGGATGCGGTTTCCTCTATGGGGAAAGGTTTAGATGAGGTCGATACAGGAGCAGTTTCTCTTGAGAAGTCGGTTCTTGCGATAGGAAAGGTTGTTGAAGGCGGAGATACTATAGCCAAGATGGTGCAGGAAATTGCCGCGGCTGCAGAAGAGCAGTCCGCTTCAATTGAAGAGGTCACATCTTCTGTTGAAGAAGTATCTGCTATCTCTGAGCAATCTGCAGCAGAGGCGCAGGAAGCTTCTGCTTCTGTAGAAGAACAGACCGCTTCTATGCAAGAGCTCTCAAACTCTGCCCAGGAACTTGCGGGTGTGGCAGCCAATATGCAGCTGGTAGTGTCTAAATTCCGCCTGGACACTGCAGGTGCAGATGTACTCATGGAGTCAGGTAGTGAGGGTAGTGGCAAAAGGGAAAACCCGGTGTCTTCAAAGATGAAGTCAGAACCTTCCGAGCTTTTAAAGAATGCATTAGTTTGA
- a CDS encoding FmdE family protein produces the protein MPSKPSTQTTSRQIPTFEEAAKFHGHVCPGLTIGYIAAKAGIEKLETERDIDEELVTIVENDACGVDAVQVLTGCTIGKGNLIYKDHAKQVFTFICRDSNKAVRVALKASFNIEAIDPEMNKLRPKVMGGTATEEEIKEYSKCRDGVSITMRNTPVEEMFDIKFVDAKIPVKARIFNSIKCAKCGEMMAESRARVQNGEIVCIPCFEDYNRGW, from the coding sequence ATGCCATCCAAACCTTCAACCCAAACCACATCTCGTCAAATACCCACTTTTGAAGAAGCCGCAAAATTTCACGGACATGTCTGCCCCGGACTTACTATTGGCTACATTGCTGCCAAAGCAGGAATCGAAAAGCTGGAGACTGAGAGAGACATAGATGAGGAGCTCGTTACCATCGTAGAGAACGATGCATGTGGAGTAGATGCAGTGCAGGTCCTCACAGGATGTACGATCGGGAAAGGCAATCTCATTTACAAAGACCACGCCAAGCAAGTCTTCACATTCATATGCAGAGACAGCAACAAAGCAGTCAGGGTTGCCCTGAAAGCAAGTTTCAACATCGAAGCCATTGACCCTGAAATGAACAAACTGCGTCCAAAAGTTATGGGCGGTACAGCCACAGAAGAAGAAATAAAAGAATACAGTAAGTGCAGGGACGGAGTGTCCATAACCATGAGGAACACCCCCGTTGAAGAAATGTTTGACATCAAATTTGTTGATGCTAAGATTCCCGTAAAAGCAAGGATATTCAACTCAATCAAATGTGCGAAGTGTGGAGAGATGATGGCAGAATCCCGTGCAAGAGTCCAGAATGGAGAAATAGTCTGCATCCCTTGCTTTGAGGATTATAACAGAGGATGGTAA
- a CDS encoding ATP-binding protein, whose amino-acid sequence MIDILRIQHDVVLSSTNSLHENLNVLLDDMLEFDAVDSGAIHFIYEHTGYLEFVASKGFSPEFNKYLNEIKKPTPIMKSVMSGKPSVTKGPDIKSSGVCESCSSENLCVILFYPIKRNDEVIAVMSICSHSISEIPEHVMIVLETIIAHVESIIVRNKVEAKLNSLLMFGKLLSEISTNFIGMEPEKIDESINETLGKIGEMTRVEKVGIFMFSGDYMSVNGIHEWCAEGIESDIKYFDNLSISAHSWWIKNVFKEEPFFINNIEDLPPEAILEKTVLRETNTVSLLVVPMAYRGKIMGNLCLAYSSIKKWPEGYLKILKLMGEVFANTLEHKRKESKIKESECKYRRIFEEMHDIYFETKIDGTIITLSPSITSHLGFEPEELIGNSIGALYSTPQERQNVLDALKVSGHLTNYDIQLKNKNGNLIHLSANTHLVYGADGKPEKMAGVVRDFTEVKNIEKMLIKAKLLLENASNTKSEFLSIVNHELRTPLTHVMGYSEVLLEGYYGTLNTNQAKCAETILDAGSKLLELLTSLNYVAEIEGGKMELDITEFSLLSLISEIQKITGSMAAKKNIYLKFKVDFNIDNVNADRSKLKIILLNLISNAIKFTQNGGAVTVDAMQHTNQSLHISVKDTGIGISEEDQVLLFKPFVQLEPVLNRKNGGAGLGLALVKEFVEVQGGNIRLESEIGKGSTFEFTIPMQCSA is encoded by the coding sequence ATGATCGATATTCTACGTATTCAACATGATGTGGTCTTAAGTTCCACAAACAGCCTTCATGAAAACTTAAACGTGCTTCTTGATGATATGCTTGAATTTGATGCAGTTGATTCAGGAGCAATCCATTTTATTTATGAACATACTGGTTATCTTGAGTTTGTTGCATCTAAGGGTTTTTCACCAGAATTCAATAAATATCTGAATGAAATAAAAAAACCAACTCCTATTATGAAGTCAGTGATGTCTGGCAAACCCTCTGTTACCAAAGGCCCGGATATAAAATCTTCAGGCGTATGCGAGAGTTGTTCTTCTGAGAATCTGTGTGTAATATTGTTTTATCCGATAAAGCGAAATGATGAAGTTATAGCTGTAATGAGTATTTGTTCTCATTCCATTAGCGAAATTCCTGAACATGTCATGATTGTACTTGAGACGATCATTGCACACGTGGAAAGTATAATTGTACGCAATAAGGTTGAAGCTAAATTAAATAGTCTACTTATGTTTGGAAAATTGCTTTCTGAGATATCCACTAATTTTATAGGTATGGAACCTGAAAAAATAGATGAATCCATTAATGAAACCCTGGGAAAAATAGGTGAAATGACAAGGGTAGAAAAAGTCGGGATTTTCATGTTCTCTGGTGATTACATGTCTGTTAATGGAATTCATGAGTGGTGTGCGGAAGGCATTGAATCTGACATTAAATATTTCGATAATTTATCTATAAGTGCACATTCCTGGTGGATAAAAAATGTGTTCAAGGAAGAACCATTTTTTATAAATAATATTGAAGACCTGCCTCCGGAAGCCATTCTTGAAAAAACAGTGTTAAGAGAAACGAATACAGTTTCCTTATTAGTTGTGCCAATGGCGTACCGTGGGAAAATCATGGGTAATTTGTGTTTAGCATATTCAAGTATCAAAAAATGGCCGGAAGGGTACCTGAAAATTCTCAAGTTGATGGGTGAGGTATTTGCAAATACACTTGAACATAAACGTAAAGAATCTAAAATTAAGGAAAGTGAGTGTAAATACAGGCGGATATTTGAAGAGATGCATGATATTTACTTTGAAACGAAGATTGATGGGACTATAATAACCCTTAGTCCATCCATAACCTCGCATCTAGGATTTGAACCTGAGGAATTGATCGGTAATTCAATAGGTGCATTATATAGTACTCCCCAAGAACGGCAGAATGTGCTTGATGCGCTGAAAGTTTCAGGACATTTGACTAACTACGATATTCAGCTTAAAAATAAAAATGGAAACTTGATACATTTATCTGCAAATACTCATCTGGTTTACGGAGCTGATGGTAAACCAGAAAAAATGGCAGGTGTTGTACGTGATTTTACAGAGGTCAAGAACATAGAAAAGATGCTTATAAAAGCAAAACTGCTGCTTGAGAATGCATCGAACACAAAAAGCGAATTTCTATCAATAGTGAACCATGAATTGCGTACTCCCTTGACTCATGTTATGGGATATTCCGAAGTTCTTTTAGAGGGGTATTATGGTACTCTTAATACAAATCAGGCAAAATGTGCTGAAACAATACTGGATGCAGGTTCTAAATTATTAGAATTACTAACCTCTCTGAATTATGTTGCTGAAATAGAAGGGGGTAAAATGGAACTTGATATTACCGAGTTCTCATTATTATCTCTCATCTCAGAAATTCAAAAGATCACAGGTTCAATGGCTGCAAAAAAGAACATATACCTCAAATTCAAGGTTGACTTTAATATTGATAATGTAAATGCTGACCGATCCAAGCTTAAGATTATATTACTCAACCTAATAAGCAATGCTATAAAATTCACTCAAAATGGTGGGGCAGTAACTGTAGATGCTATGCAGCATACAAACCAAAGTCTCCATATTAGCGTCAAAGATACGGGAATTGGGATATCGGAAGAGGATCAGGTACTGCTTTTTAAACCTTTTGTGCAGCTGGAACCGGTTCTGAATCGTAAAAACGGAGGTGCAGGCCTTGGGCTTGCGCTTGTAAAAGAATTTGTTGAGGTCCAGGGAGGCAATATCCGGTTGGAGAGTGAAATTGGTAAAGGGAGTACATTTGAGTTTACTATTCCAATGCAATGTTCTGCATGA
- a CDS encoding S-layer protein domain-containing protein, which produces MKKMTWIMIVFAAILVLVTMPVNALDVTYKIRSTVYDNTDSYTPAGDFYWDANSFSGFWYQIKPGLSSEIIYIHNSVNSSSTIQLRDEIDEGDLYYVSKPQAKKTKIGGSDDGATYIVDEVDLKKYYLMGLFGSQYVAMPEDSSDLSAGCKPDEIAKILLQFSSDDKKQMFSKEEWDLTDGWSLVVQQVDVEGNKVWIQLNRNGEEVDSAVVSGDMNLTKPERTYLYKDSDDNPMFYCYVDSIFKGTSDDFVVFKYAFLVGDITTIESGDTYGVFDVQGFEIPAVMNGTDYVGSGSGTVLYTGDDALVMSSNDGITLGPNEVIDLYGGIYLKTEDTSGSCLKMTLWKTCTITVADTVTEEGDVSVGNDNDIVVVDMAEEETETENVGSVKDYTDFSMSAEDTGGDVVQSSVAAPGFELLLCLLGLLGALGIRKYENTK; this is translated from the coding sequence ATGAAAAAAATGACATGGATAATGATTGTATTTGCTGCAATTTTGGTTTTGGTCACAATGCCTGTAAATGCATTAGATGTAACTTACAAGATCAGAAGTACTGTATATGACAACACCGATTCGTACACACCAGCTGGTGATTTCTATTGGGATGCCAACAGTTTTTCAGGATTCTGGTACCAAATAAAACCAGGTCTTTCAAGTGAGATCATTTACATTCATAATAGTGTAAATTCTTCATCAACTATTCAACTTAGGGATGAGATTGACGAAGGTGATCTCTATTATGTAAGCAAACCTCAGGCAAAGAAGACCAAAATTGGTGGTTCTGATGATGGGGCCACTTATATTGTTGATGAGGTTGACCTGAAAAAATACTATCTTATGGGCTTGTTTGGTTCCCAGTATGTTGCAATGCCTGAAGATTCATCTGACCTTTCAGCAGGTTGCAAGCCGGATGAAATAGCAAAGATACTGCTGCAATTTAGCAGTGATGATAAAAAACAGATGTTCTCTAAAGAAGAATGGGACCTTACAGATGGCTGGTCACTTGTGGTGCAACAGGTAGATGTTGAAGGTAACAAGGTATGGATACAGCTGAACAGGAATGGCGAAGAAGTAGACAGTGCTGTGGTGTCAGGTGATATGAACCTGACCAAACCTGAAAGGACGTATCTATACAAAGATAGTGATGACAACCCTATGTTCTACTGTTATGTCGATTCAATTTTTAAGGGAACAAGCGATGACTTTGTGGTTTTCAAATATGCTTTCCTTGTAGGTGATATTACTACTATTGAAAGTGGGGATACTTATGGCGTATTTGATGTACAGGGATTTGAGATTCCTGCTGTCATGAATGGTACTGATTATGTAGGAAGCGGTAGTGGGACTGTTCTTTACACAGGGGATGATGCACTTGTAATGTCAAGCAATGATGGTATCACTCTTGGTCCTAATGAGGTGATCGACCTTTATGGTGGTATATACCTTAAAACAGAGGACACAAGCGGGTCATGCCTGAAAATGACTCTTTGGAAGACATGTACTATTACAGTTGCAGATACAGTTACAGAGGAAGGGGATGTAAGTGTAGGGAACGACAATGATATCGTTGTTGTGGATATGGCTGAAGAGGAAACTGAAACTGAAAATGTGGGCAGTGTTAAAGACTACACTGATTTTTCGATGAGTGCTGAAGATACTGGTGGTGATGTGGTGCAAAGTTCTGTAGCAGCTCCGGGATTTGAGCTTCTTCTTTGTCTTCTGGGACTTTTAGGAGCATTGGGGATTAGGAAATACGAAAATACGAAATAG
- a CDS encoding iron ABC transporter permease, which produces MTGTEGEIARRYREHTGRKTTYILSAVVLLFVMMIISISVGPVDIPLLEVIQTLTGHNDRWTSIIWNIRLPQVLTAIVAGAGLSVAGVVMQSILRNPLGSPFTLGISNAAAFGAALSVMVLGTGSTHSHVGDAVSISNPYTTTAVAFVFALLVTVVILAFSRIRGNTPEIMILVGVAMGSLFSAGTMFLQYFADDVQLASMVFWTFGDVSRASWEELGLITVIVAGSILYFTLNRWKYNAIDAGDETAKGLGVNVEKVRIKGMMCASLVTAIIVAFLGVIGFVGLICPHMARRIIGDDHRFLITGSLLIGALLLLCADTVARVMIEPYQLPVAVLTSFLGAPTFIYLILGGRRI; this is translated from the coding sequence ATGACTGGAACAGAAGGTGAAATAGCCCGTCGTTACAGAGAGCACACCGGCAGGAAAACTACATACATCCTGTCAGCAGTCGTGCTTCTGTTTGTAATGATGATAATCTCCATCTCAGTAGGACCCGTAGATATCCCACTACTGGAAGTTATACAGACACTCACAGGACACAACGATAGATGGACTAGTATCATATGGAACATACGTCTGCCACAGGTACTCACAGCCATCGTTGCAGGAGCTGGCCTGTCTGTAGCCGGGGTGGTAATGCAGTCAATACTCAGAAACCCACTTGGTTCTCCTTTCACCCTGGGAATATCAAATGCTGCAGCCTTTGGCGCAGCTTTATCAGTGATGGTTCTTGGAACAGGTTCCACACACAGCCATGTTGGTGATGCAGTGAGTATTAGCAATCCATATACTACTACTGCTGTGGCTTTTGTGTTTGCACTCCTGGTAACAGTCGTCATTCTGGCATTCTCAAGGATCAGAGGGAACACACCTGAAATAATGATCCTTGTGGGTGTGGCTATGGGTTCCCTTTTCTCAGCAGGGACAATGTTCCTGCAATATTTCGCCGATGACGTACAGCTTGCATCCATGGTCTTCTGGACCTTTGGAGATGTTTCAAGGGCAAGCTGGGAAGAACTGGGACTGATAACTGTCATTGTGGCAGGGTCGATACTCTACTTTACCTTGAATCGATGGAAATACAATGCCATCGATGCCGGTGATGAAACTGCAAAAGGACTGGGCGTGAATGTAGAAAAAGTAAGGATCAAAGGGATGATGTGCGCCTCCCTGGTAACGGCCATAATTGTTGCATTCCTTGGTGTTATCGGTTTTGTCGGATTGATATGCCCACATATGGCACGCCGGATTATCGGTGATGATCATCGTTTCCTGATAACAGGAAGTCTGCTCATAGGGGCACTACTTCTGCTTTGTGCCGATACCGTAGCAAGGGTAATGATTGAACCATATCAGTTACCAGTTGCGGTTCTTACATCATTTTTAGGTGCACCCACATTTATTTACCTGATACTTGGAGGGAGAAGAATATGA
- a CDS encoding ABC transporter ATP-binding protein encodes MILDVDGVEFQYKSKEVLKDIKFQLKRNEILSILGPNGVGKTTLLKCMNAILKPKRGTVLIEDEDILKLEQIEIARRLGYVPQRCEPARLTAFDAILLGRMPHMKWNISPEDVMIVEDTIKKLHLDDMALRYIDELSGGELQKVGIARAIAQNPKLLLLDEPTSSLDLKNQLEILDTVRDVVKKENVSAIMTMHDLNLAFRYSDKFLFLKNGSIFAAGSMGDITPEIIKEVYGVPVTIQNYQNVSVVIPV; translated from the coding sequence ATGATACTTGATGTAGACGGAGTGGAATTCCAATATAAAAGTAAGGAAGTACTGAAGGATATCAAATTCCAGCTTAAAAGGAATGAGATATTATCAATACTCGGACCTAATGGTGTCGGAAAAACCACACTGCTGAAATGCATGAATGCGATTCTTAAACCAAAGAGAGGAACTGTCCTTATAGAAGACGAGGATATCCTCAAGCTGGAACAGATAGAGATTGCAAGAAGACTTGGATATGTCCCACAGAGATGCGAACCTGCCAGACTGACTGCTTTTGATGCGATACTTCTTGGAAGGATGCCACATATGAAATGGAACATTAGCCCGGAAGATGTAATGATCGTAGAAGATACTATTAAGAAACTACATCTTGACGACATGGCTCTGAGGTACATAGATGAACTCAGCGGAGGAGAACTTCAGAAAGTTGGCATCGCACGTGCAATCGCACAGAATCCTAAACTGCTTTTGCTGGACGAACCCACAAGTAGCCTTGACCTTAAGAACCAGCTTGAGATACTTGACACAGTAAGAGACGTTGTAAAGAAAGAAAATGTGTCTGCAATCATGACGATGCACGACCTTAACCTTGCCTTCAGATATTCTGATAAATTCCTGTTCCTGAAAAATGGCAGCATCTTTGCAGCAGGTAGTATGGGAGACATTACACCGGAAATTATCAAAGAGGTGTACGGAGTACCTGTAACTATACAAAACTACCAGAATGTGTCAGTGGTAATACCAGTTTAA
- a CDS encoding class I SAM-dependent methyltransferase, with protein MDYNSIDWSDVWIEQMERHLESGNKKKASIWEDKESAKRFWEMSQKDNQKRARETLKSLHITPQSRVLDIGAGPGTLAIPISENVKHVTAIEPSKGMIEVMEENISDYGRDNISIVKKRWEDIDVENDLDEPYDIILASFSLSMPDIRKAIEDMQAAASGYIYLYWFAGDTSWDMHSKEIWPQLHGKEYHCTPKCDIIYNLLYQMGIYPNMETFTLGRTEIYADMDEAIDDLANHFSLTTEKQREILEQYLEENLRKENGNYIYDARSTRVKMWWNTRDE; from the coding sequence ATGGACTATAATAGTATAGATTGGAGCGATGTCTGGATAGAGCAAATGGAAAGACATCTTGAAAGCGGGAACAAAAAGAAAGCTTCAATATGGGAAGATAAAGAGAGTGCTAAAAGGTTCTGGGAAATGTCACAGAAAGATAACCAGAAGCGAGCCAGAGAAACTCTCAAAAGCCTCCATATCACCCCGCAATCCAGAGTACTCGATATCGGAGCGGGACCAGGAACACTCGCAATTCCCATTTCAGAAAATGTGAAACACGTAACAGCTATTGAGCCTTCAAAAGGTATGATAGAAGTCATGGAAGAGAACATATCCGATTATGGACGTGATAATATATCCATTGTCAAAAAGAGATGGGAAGACATTGATGTTGAAAATGACCTCGATGAACCTTATGATATAATTCTTGCATCATTCTCCCTTAGTATGCCCGACATCCGCAAAGCAATTGAGGATATGCAGGCAGCAGCTTCAGGATATATCTACCTATACTGGTTTGCCGGTGATACATCATGGGACATGCATTCAAAAGAAATATGGCCCCAACTGCACGGAAAGGAATATCACTGCACACCTAAATGCGATATTATCTATAACTTACTGTACCAAATGGGAATCTACCCCAATATGGAAACCTTCACACTTGGACGCACTGAAATATACGCAGACATGGATGAAGCAATAGATGATTTGGCAAATCACTTCTCACTAACAACAGAAAAACAGCGTGAAATACTCGAACAATATCTGGAAGAGAATCTCAGAAAGGAGAATGGCAATTACATTTATGATGCACGTTCCACAAGGGTGAAAATGTGGTGGAACACACGGGATGAGTGA
- a CDS encoding iron ABC transporter substrate-binding protein, translated as MKEIRIETIAFLLMLIVVSTLISGCMDSTSMSQSLQTQEQTTTFTVTDALGRTVEVPESPEHVICSGSGALRLLTYLEEEDKIIAVDSIEARDSLYDARPYALANPHFSTNYTIFGEFRGNDNPEKILALDPQPDVILKTYSTSGYDPAELQEKTGIPVIVLNYGDMVNNRESMYQSLRIIGEVMDKEERAEEVISFFDETMADLNERTASVPEDEKTTCYIGGIARAGPHGLQSTEPTYPPFLFTNALNVAYDDMDLSTAEVAREKIIEWDPEIIFVDLSTLQSEDENSALCQLQNDKSYQQLQAVQSGNVYGMLPYNWYTQNFGSVLADSYFAGKLLYPDKFEDVDLEEKTTDIYTFLVCDGDEELGKEVCAQMINAFGTPAFTELDV; from the coding sequence ATGAAAGAAATTAGAATAGAGACCATAGCATTTTTACTAATGCTAATAGTCGTTTCAACGTTGATTTCAGGTTGCATGGACAGTACATCAATGTCCCAGAGCCTCCAGACACAGGAACAAACAACAACATTCACTGTTACAGATGCGCTTGGCAGGACAGTAGAAGTCCCCGAATCACCTGAGCATGTAATATGTTCAGGATCAGGAGCCCTCAGGCTTCTAACATATCTTGAAGAAGAGGATAAAATAATCGCAGTGGACAGTATCGAAGCAAGAGATTCACTATACGATGCAAGACCTTACGCCCTCGCAAATCCACATTTCAGTACGAATTACACTATTTTTGGAGAATTCAGGGGAAATGACAATCCGGAAAAGATACTTGCACTTGACCCACAACCTGATGTTATACTCAAGACATATTCAACCTCAGGCTATGACCCGGCAGAACTTCAGGAAAAAACAGGCATTCCTGTGATTGTACTCAACTATGGAGACATGGTAAACAACAGGGAAAGTATGTACCAGAGTCTGAGGATAATAGGCGAGGTAATGGATAAAGAAGAGCGTGCTGAAGAAGTTATCTCATTCTTTGACGAGACCATGGCAGACCTCAATGAACGCACTGCAAGTGTGCCTGAAGATGAGAAAACTACATGCTATATAGGCGGTATTGCACGCGCAGGACCACATGGTCTTCAGTCCACCGAACCAACATATCCACCATTTCTTTTCACCAACGCACTGAATGTTGCATATGACGACATGGACCTCAGCACTGCAGAAGTTGCCAGGGAGAAAATTATTGAGTGGGACCCGGAGATTATATTTGTTGATCTGTCCACACTGCAATCAGAAGATGAGAACAGTGCCCTTTGCCAGTTGCAGAATGATAAGTCTTACCAACAACTTCAGGCAGTGCAATCAGGTAACGTGTACGGAATGCTACCTTATAACTGGTACACACAGAACTTTGGTTCAGTGCTTGCGGATTCATACTTCGCAGGAAAGTTACTCTATCCTGACAAGTTTGAGGACGTTGACCTTGAAGAAAAAACAACAGATATCTACACATTCCTGGTGTGTGATGGAGATGAGGAACTCGGAAAGGAAGTGTGTGCTCAAATGATCAACGCCTTTGGAACTCCTGCATTCACAGAACTGGATGTCTGA